GGATTTTGTAGAGATGTTCTCATCCCACATGCAAGTAGGGTTGGTAGAGTATATGGTATAAATTCACTAGATAAACTTTAACTTCACAtagatgtttttagccttttgGATTTTTGAGTTCACAGTGAAGTGCGAATAGAAATAATTGTGGAATAACCCTTGTCATGTTAAACCTCACAATTACACAATAATCTTTCAGAACCTTGCAGGCTCCAAACAAACTTACCAATCAATGCCTAGATAGTGTACCAAAAACAGTTTAGCATGTAGCCTCTCACTGCTGTATCACACAGACTTGAGAAGCCTTATCAGGCTCACAGAGGTCTACTGTCAAGCAATCCAGATAAGTATCTCGTagaaataagtctaaagcaactggactttttgagttttcttgaaattgtttcaccactcatccgagcgGCTTcttctgttgtttttccttcagcTCGGGTGAGTGGTGaatcatttttaagaaaactCAAAAAGCCCAGTTGCTGTCGCCTTTTAGGTaacctttagtatattatagaatggccaattcttagcaacttttccattggttttatttatttttttgcctttttctctttgactgtttgcagttttcaaatgggcgtcgctgaccccatctaaaaaacaaatgctctgtaaggctacaaatgtattgttattgctactttttattactcatctttctattcgggtcctctcctattcatattccagtctcttattctaatcaatgcatagttgctaggggaatttggaccctagctaccagattgcttaaaatgcaaattgaagagttgctgaataaaaagctaaatacctcaaaaaccttgaaaaataaaaaatgaaaaccaattgcaaattgtctcaaaatatcactctctacatcatactaaaggtgatcaacccctttaattataatagatactgtatatcatgacctggatgaataaaaatctttataGACAATCCAGATAAGCGCCAATGTTGTGAGCCTGAGGGTTTGTGCTTATTCCAACTTCTGGTTATCCTTAGGAATTGTAAAGAAGAGTGTCTCATCCcactaaaaatgatttaactCAAGAAATCCCAAGCTAAAGTTCATAGACTGTGCcaatagacattttttaataactCTTTGTATTTCAAACACAGTGAGGAACAAGCTATTGAGTAACACATGCTATGATATCATCAGGATACATCAAAGAGAATGAAAAAAGCATATTACATCCATCATAATGGTTTCAGGTTCATAGCTGTTCCTACACAATAGGCTTTCAATTATTAGCATACAGGTGACTGTAATTCAATAAACATAAAGTAATTCAAAAAGAACAGTAAGGAAAGGGAAAAGAAGAAGAACATAAAGATAGGTAAGAGAACAGGCACCTGGATCTGGACTTCTCATGCTGCACACCCTCTTAGGCGCAGGTAAGTGGATAGCTGGGTCTTGTAGTACCATTCTACTTTCATATCACTTGGTGGCATGGACTCAGTTATGTATCTGTTTTTTGTGCTTTACTGGTAAAGTGTAGATTTCTCTTTTAGAAAATGGTTTGCTAGTGTAGGTTTCCTTTTGTAAGGATGTCTCTACCCATTCCATTAAGAACACATGAAatagttttttctggaaaagcatGAATGGAGGTGGACTATTCACCATTGTAGTATTGTTTTATTAGCTACCACAGATATAACTGACAGAAGTTTTTTTGCTCCCACTTGTAAGTTCTGATTGGCATTGGGAGTATAAGTTAAATATTGTCCACTCAGGGGACATGGCACATAGTTTACCAAGACAGCAGTGGCTCATTTTCTGATTTGTACCCAGAAGAGTTTATGTATGGGCAATGCCATAAGCAATGAAACATCTGCCATTTATGGTTGGGTTGATGTTAGGGTTTATGAGATGTCTACGGTATGGGGATAGGTACTCTCTATGGATTATTTTCATCATCATTTCAGTGTAGGTAAATGCCTTTAGTGAAGAGGTTGCATCTATTGTGGCTTGCAGAAAATCTGGGATTGTTAGGGTTGGTAGCTTTGTTTGCTATTGTGATATCTGTTAGGAATAGAGTAGATGCCTCTATTACACTCAGTTGGCTGGCTCAGTTTCTGTAGGCCTATAGCTGATCTTTTACCACTCCAGATGTATGCACTAAATTGAGTGCCTTTTTATATTTTGGTTTCAGGAGTAGTGGCAGAGCTTGAAAGGGTGTATTTATTTAGGAAATAGAGTCATCTTAATTAATTCAGCTCTCCCCAAAGATAATTTGAGTCTTTTCCAGTTCTGTAGTTCTGTTTGGACTAAAGAATATGATAGTTATATTAAgactgtatagtttgtgtgggtttttttggggAGAAGGACCCCTAAATATGGGATTGAGTGTTGGGCCCATTGAATTGAAAGTCTGTGCCCCATTCAGGGAAATGTTCTGGTGTTAGAGTTATGGCCACCAATTTAGTCCAGTTAATTGAGTAACCAGATGTTTGCCTTTTAAAATGTAGGGGAGAGTGGCATGTGCTTTGTCTATGAGTAGTATGTCATCTACAATGCCTATCAGTTTGGTTTCTATTTTTCCCACTTTAATCTCACTTGAATTGTGTGGATAAGTCTAAAATTCTAAGCAGCGGGTCTACAGCTAAGTTGAATAGAAGTGGGGAGAGTGGGCAGCCTTGACAGGTCCCTCTCTGTAGGCAGAAGGGGGGTTGGTCCAACCCATTGATGGACAATGTATTGTTGATGGACAAAAGTATTGTTTAGTATAAATGTACTTGATAAAGTTTGTGAAATGTCAGTTGTGGATGAATCCTAACTGATGTGGCGCTAAGATTGAGGGTACAATCATTTGTaatcatgcagccattatagATGTCATAATTTTTAGGTCTATAGTCAGCAGTGAAATGGGCCAATAGGCTTCTAGGTTTGTTGGATCCTAGCCTGGTTTTAGTTTGTGAAGTGGAAGCCAAATCTCTGTTCTTGTAAGAGATTGGTAAGGTATGGCCAAATAATACTGTCAAAAGCCTTGGTGGTGTCAACAGATCGACAGTATAGCTGATCTGGAGTAGTTGGTATTATATTGTGAAGTTCTGGCTATTGCTGTGTGGATGCCTTTGGTGAAATGTCAGTTGTGGATGAATCCTAACTGATGTGGCGCTAAGAGTGAGGGTACAATCATTTGTaatcatgcagccattatagATGTCATAATTTTTAGGTCTATAGTCAGCAGTGAAATTAGCCAATAGGCTTCTAGGTTTGTTGGATCCTAGCCTGGTTTTAGTAGAAAGATCATTTGGGCATCACTGAAATTTGGCCAAGGGGGTTGTTCTGGTTAATAGACAATTTAAAATGAATGCCAAGTCTCCAAAAGTTACCTAAACCTTTCAACCAAAAAATGTTTGGTCTGCATTGGGAATTGGGACTATTTCACTTTAACAATGCAAATGGAAAAAGGATCACCATCAGATCTTCTGTTTGATTTCATTATCTATCTAACATTAGATTTTTGTATTGGATTCTTTATGCCATAGATTCCTCTTTCCAGATGCAGTGAAAGCTGCCCAGTAGGGTTTGCAAAGTTGACATTGCCAGGAAAACCAATCTGTTGTTTCCAATGTGTTCGGTGTCCTCAAGGACAGATATCAAACCAAACAGGTAAGAATTTGAACTTCTTTGGATTATTAGCATGTTTCTTTCACTGAATGAACATGGGAAACATAATATTTGGTTTCTTTCTAGATGCTGTAATGTGTCAGCAATGTTCATGGGATACATGGTCCAGTTTTCAACAAGACAAATGCATCCCAAAGGCAATAGACTTTCTCTCCTATGTAGAACTCTTGGGTTTAAGTCTAGCAGCAATTTCTATTTCTTCCTCAGTTGTTCCACTTTGTATTGTGAGCATTTTTATGTGTCATAAAACCACACCAGTTGTCCGAGCCAACAATTATTCCCTTAGTTGCCTTCTCCTGCTCTCCTTGTTCCTCTGTTTTCTTTGCTCTTTAGGGTTCATTGGTTACCCACAATCTGAAATGTGTCTTCTGCGCCAGGTGGCATTTGGGATGGTTTTCTCTCTGTGTATCTCTAGTGTTCTGGCTAAAACCATTACTGTTGTTATAGCTTTCACTGCAATTCAGCCAGGCAGCAGGTTAAAAAGGTGGACAAGTGTGAAGGTATCCTACTGTGTTGTTGTGTTTTGCATGTGTATTCAGTTATCTGTGTGCATGGTGTGGTTTTCCTTCTCCCCTCCATTTCCAGAGCATGATATCATAACCCAACCTGGAGTCATCATAATTAACTGCAATGAAGGGTCACCCACTGCTTTCTGGTGCATGCTGGGATTTCTCGGCATATTGGCTTCTATCAGTTTCATTGTTGCTTTCCTGGCTAGGAGACTCCCTGACAGCTTCAATGAAGCCAAATTCATTACATTTAGCATGCTGGCCTTTCTCACTGTCTGGATATCCTTTATCCCAGCATACTTCAGTGCACGGGGAAAATACACTGTAGCCATGGAGATCTTTGCCATCTTGTCTTCTACCTGGGCTATGGTGGCCTGTATTTTTATgccaaaatgttacattatattgTTAAGACCTGATATGAACTCCAGAGAACATCTCATGAAAAGCGGCAGAGGCCAGTGATAGTCCAAAACTTCCTTGAGATTAGATGAAGGGAAGGGATCAAGGAAGGAGAATTATGGGGGGGGGTAGGTCGCTATTGTTCAGATAATGTCATAAAAATAGTTtcatttcaagagaaaaacattttattccaaagAAAAACTTAAGTAgtttagaacatttttttaggattctattttttctgttttaaaaattgagaaagattaaaaaaacacaaacattagaGTGaagttgtttttgtattttgtttcctCCAACTTTTGCCTTAAATTCCAGCTCTAAAGCAACATATTCTCAGACTATAGCTATGTATTCTCTAAATTATGTTATAAAAGAGCcatatgaaatttaaaaaaaattgcagataattcaaaaaccacaaaaagtagGACAGATCAAATTGTAAAGGTCAAGTTCAACCATTGCAAAACAGAAGAAGACAAGCAACCGGCCCTCTATCTCAATAATGAAGGTTGCACAGCTATTGTTATATACATTCATTTCTTTTATCTTTGGATGTGGGAAAGACATGGACGTTCAAGAATGTTTTTTATATAACTCAGAAACTATTGATGCAGTTCTTTATGTACAGTTCAGTTATGCTCAGTTAGCACACAGTCCTTTTAAGCAACCTTATGATATGGTAGGACCCTTTGCATCAGGACGCAAAAATGTTTAGAGTGGGCCCCACATGCTCCTCTGTTTTAACCCATTGATAGATTGAAAATCCAATCTGAAAAAGTGTCCATGTTATTCCAAAGAGCAGCTTTAGTAGTTTAGAACAATTTTTTAGGATTctaatttttctgttttaaaaattgagaaagattaaaaaaacacaaaaattaaaaacttaGGAGTGAAGttgtttctgtattttgtttCCTCCATTGAACTTTTGTCTTAAATTCCAGCTCTAAAGCAGCATATTCTCACACTATAGCTACTTATTCTCTAAATGATATTATTAAAGAGCCATaggaaataaaaaattgcaaataattaaaaaaacacaaaaagtagGACAGGTCAAATTGTAATGGTCAAGTTCAACCATTGCAAGACACTTTGCAAGTGGATGCAGAAGAAGACAACAACCAGCCCTCTATCTCAATAATGAAGGTTGCACAGCTTTTGTTATATACATTAATTTCTTTTATCTTTGGATGTGGGAAAGACATGGACGTTCAAGAATGTTTTTTATATAACTCAGAAACTATTGATGCAGTTCTTTATGTACGGTTCAGTTATGCTCAGTTAGCAAACAGTCCTTTTAATCAACCTTTTGGTATGGTAGGACCCTTTGCATGATTTCTGTACTACTGTATAATTTCATAGTTATTATTAGGTTCCTCTATCCTAATGCAGTCCAAGTTGTCTTCAGGATTCTTTCAATGTTCTTATGCAACCTCTATCacatttagggatgtagcgaactgccgttttggtgttcgcgaacgccgttcgcgaacaccggcaaaaatgcgaacagttcgcgaacagttcgcgaacttcgaacacccgcaaaatcgttcggttcgaacgatcgaaggattttaatcgttcgatcgaagggttttcgttcgaatcgaacgatcgaagccattcgatcgaatgcttttcattcgatcgaatgcttacaatcgttcgaacgaatgaaaatcgttcgattttagcggtcgaaggaatcgaatggtcgaatggtcgaacgatttttattcgaatcgaacgcgaactcaaattggcgaacgtcgcgcgacgttcgcgaacattcggcggacgcgaacagtcgaagttcgcgcgaactagttcgccggcgaacagttcgctacatccctaatcacatTCCTTGAAAGGAAGCTAAATGAAATTACTTTTTAGAAGCTGTGGAATGTCATCCATGTTCCTGGGACACGTGGCCAAATTTCCAGCAGTTCCTTTCTTATGAAGAACCTTTGGGTTAAAGCTAAGAAGGAATTTTCATTATCTCTTCTATACGTGCACTTGTTATTCTGGGactttttattcaatataaaagAACATCAATTGTCTGAGCAAACAATTATGCCATTAGCTGCCTTCTCCTGCTTTCCCTGTTCTTCGGTTTCCTTTGTTCTTTGGGTTTCATATGTTACCCACAATCTGAAATGTGTCTTCTGCGCCAGGGGGCATTTGTGATGGTTTTTGCTCTCTGTATGTCCTGTGTTCTGCTCAAAACCATCGTAGTTGGCATTGCCTTTAAAGAAAGCAATCCAGGCAACAGATTAAGAGAGTAGACAGGAGTAAGGGTGTCCTACTGGATCATTGGGTTTGGTGTATTTATTCAGTCATTTCTGTGTGTGATGTGGCTGATCTTATCTCCTCAAAAGTATGGTCCAGgcaaataaacagcaaaaaaaaaatggggcaccCATGAACTGCAGCAAAGTAAACCTTCAATTACACATAATTAGAGTTTTAAAAGGTGACTGGCACTAAAAATTGTTGCAACATGTCTCTGTGAAAACCCTGACCAGGAGGAGAAATAGTACACCTTATAGGTGTAAGTCGGGAAATTCCTTGTCCAAGCAAAAGCTACAATGTTTCTCAAGTGACAATAGTCTCTAAGAGAGAGTTTCTTCAGTAGGGTATTGCACTTTAACCAAATCCCTTCAAACGTAATTGATGGAGTGTTGTAGACCATATAACTACAAGATCACTATCTATGGTTGCCAATGCAGGATGTATGGTGGAAATTACAATTTTCCTAATACTTGAGATCAAAAGTAGCCAGTTTATAAAGCCTATAGATGGATTTTTATAATCTATAGATTTAATAAATAGATATAATTTGATACATATTTATGTCAATTGTTTTTGTATGGATTTTTATACAGACATCCTTGATcaagaaataatgaagaaaacAATATGTAATTACTGTGTGCAGTACAACCaacatttgcatatattttctgattatcctataaaaaataataataaataaaactgttttgcCAAAAGTGAACTTTTTGTTTCTGGACAAGACTTGCCTGTGAATGTGATatgaaaacacaatataaaaacatattgaggTGCAACACAAATAAGCTGAAATCTTCGTACACAAATGGAAGGTGAAATGACCAATAACTATTAAATGAGAGGTAGAGtttgactgtgtgtgtgacaATGATTAAGCAGACCTTTCCAGTGATATGTATTTACTTTTTCACAAAGTTTGTGTTTGATATCTAccttgggaaagaaaaaaaaatatgaggctTATGGTACCAAAGTCCTAGTATGAATCCCTCTGCTCCTACTGGGGCACAATGAAAGCATTAAATTACCCAGTCAATAACATCAGCTCTGTGTTCACACACTGCATTACAGACATCAATTATGTGCCAGGAGGGCTGTGTGGAGATAAAATGTCTactctttaaaagaaaaagaaaggttcAATCACTGTTGGGTGCTAATTGtttgggctggtgctcctgttagcagaaaagtCCAACGGCCCAGGGTACTTCATAGCAAGATCAAttgtcttcttctgcttcttcgtTTTTCAATGGAACCATGAACAGTAGAGTGAAGGCATCCGTTTGCTTAAATTTCAGCACAGGCACATCTGGTGTGAAGAAGGAAGAAGCAAAAACATGGTAGTTCTGTTGTGTTCGCTCAGTAGTACCCCGAGGCATTGCAGTTTTCTGCAAGACGAGCACTGGCCAAAGGTATCAGATAAATGATTATAATCTTtggtgggtgcctaacatttgccaccacCCCAGTGATTTAACCTTTCATTCTCTTTTAAGAGTTCTTTTTAATGAGATCTTCATTTTAAAGCTAATACAAGGACTGATAAAAGTTGCTAACTCAGACCCTTCAGACTTGGGAACATCCCAATTGCCTGTCTGGGTGAAAATCAGCCGTCTAATGTGTAGGTTTAAAAACCCAGACAGCTCATTGTAGGCCCCCATTTGGTAGCCTGGGGGCCAAACCATCAGATCATCTCAATATTGCCCCACCTGTCGATGGGCACATCAGGTTAAgactgtttttatatatacacaacatataaaaaatgattatttttaaaagacaCATTATTACAGGGTACATGCGTTTAGGCAGTTTTCCTatcatttctttaaaatacataaatcctTTTTAATGGTCCTTCCCTTGAGAAACCATATGGAGCACTATAACAGCTTCAATCCACACAGGGAACAACAATGAACACTTGGTGGGGCCACGAGTGTATCCCAGTGTTGGCCTCTGTACCCTGGATTCTGAAGACATATTGAGGCACTGGCTGTACCAGAACCACCTATGAGTGCTGAGGAGAATCCCTATTCATAAAGAGTAACTCCATCTCTGGTTGAGCTTTACTTTGGATAAGGCCTCCATCCTCTTTCACAAAGGCCAGGAACCTTGGACCATTACCtttttcactatatttatatGATTTCAGTATGTTTAATTAGCAGATGATTACAAACATACAACAAGTAATTATTTATGAATGATGACCACTCTCTGTAAATCATTGCACCATATAgtgtcactatataaatatagaacattaataatgaaactttttataaataatctcTTGTGGAGGTTCCCAGTTCAGATGGTTTGTAAGGAACTAATCACATCACTGCTGTACAGAGGAGGGGCCCCTTGTGAGATTCAAGCAAAGTGAGGGGGAAAGATTGGAAAATGTAATTTAGCTGCCATTCCTGGAAACATATCAAAGTATAATTAACATACACAACATAATTAATGTCTGTGTTCCCAGAAGTCCATGTATCAATCCTatggtacatatacagtataaaagtagTGTAGTGTACAGCATGGATAGAAATTAAGGGTGTGCACATTGAGCGTGTGGAGCACTTATAGACAAGGGTCTTGTAATTTTGTGTCCATGAAAGTGTTACATTCACTGTAGGTTCCTTGAGAAGATCTCTATCCTGTGCATGTGCCATAGTCAGACTTGTTAGAGATGAACACCAAAAGACAAAGGTGCCACACAACTATTCGTGGCCTCCAGCCTGTGACTGTTCTCCTTTATTCTGTAGCCATTGCTGTGGGCTCTTGCTGGGAATCTGGTAAAGGCTGCAGTCTATCCAGTGGCAACATGAGTGGTTTTCTGAGTCAACCAGGAGATATTATTATTGGGGGAACCTTTCTCATTCACGTGAACAGGAATTATATCCAACCCCTATTCACCACCAATCCCTCCGACCTGCAGTGTCACACGTAAGTCATGTTTTTACCTTGTTACCTCTTGTAAGTGTATTGTATTGGCTTTTTTTCTACATAATACAGTCAAACCAGTCAGTATGTGGTATGGATAAGTGGCAAATTGTGTCCAAACTACTTAAATAATCAGGCATGTGGCCAGAGTTCCATTCCCCTATAAGCATCTAGCGACGTGCCCACTACATCTCTGTCCAAATactattgctactctttattactgtACATGAGAAATTCAATATCATTTTTTTCTCCTTGCCTCAGATTCGGAAGTGAGTCTTACCAAGGTATGCAAGCCCTGATGTTCGCTGTGCAGGAGATCAACAAAAACCCTGAGCTTCTACCCAACACAACTTTGGGTTTCCAGATTTTTGACACCTGCACAGCCATGAGACGCGCAACACAAGGAATGTTCTGGATGTTATCAGGGAGACAGGAGCTCAGCCCAAATTATCACTGCAACAGAGAGTCACGTCTGGCTGGTATTATTGGAGATCCTGGCTCCACCAAGGCTATTTTGATGGCTCAGATCTTAGGACTCTACCATTGCCCACAAGTAAGAGTAACTGTTAATTCCCACGAAATCATATTTGCTGTAGACAGCCCAATTCTATCTAAtaacataacaaaaaaatcaGTGTACTAGGAATCCATTTCAGCAGtgttcccaaccagtggctcatgttgATCACCAACCACTTGGCTGTTCCTcacagtggccccaaagcaggttcttatttttgaattattgacttggaggcaagtttttaaaaacgatgcaaactgccaaacagaacctcatatagactgccagtccacatagaggttagcaaatagccaataacagttTTTGGTACCCCCTGGAACTATTtccatgcttgtattgctcccctactctttttacattttagtgtggagcacaaataaaaaatgttggggacttACAGTATTGGTATAATTTCCTTTTCATTCACCAAATTATTGTAGTTTCATCAACTAATctcaaacacatatatataatccCAACATATACTTTGCAAACTTGGGACCACAAAATGGCATTTTCAAGCAAATGGGGACATGTAAATCTGACAATGGAGGGGGCTCAACAATACTGTTGTATCAGGTCTCCAGGACCTCCAGTTATGTCCCCTGTATTGTTTCATCTTGTCTTGTTATTGTTATGATTATTTAAAGTGAAATTAATGAAAGACATGAGATTAAAGACCAGTTGATTCTCATTACACATCTGGTTCTATGAATAAAGAGGCATGTGGGGTGCATACTTGACGCTGTTCCATGGATTGgtcagttactttttttttttatttatttccagatAAGTTATTATGCAACCAGTCCTCTTCTCAGCAACCGAGCCTTGTTTCCTTCCTTTTTCCGTACTATACCTAGTGATGAGTTTCAAATGAAAGGATTGGCCCAGCTTGTCTCTAAGTTTGGTTGGTCATGGGTTGGTCTTATGGCAACTGACAATGACTATGGGCAATATGGGATGCAGGTGGTAAAGCAAGAAGTGCTCAAAGCT
Above is a genomic segment from Xenopus laevis strain J_2021 chromosome 3L, Xenopus_laevis_v10.1, whole genome shotgun sequence containing:
- the LOC108710454 gene encoding extracellular calcium-sensing receptor yields the protein MQVVKQEVIKAGACIAFFVDIMTSKPDRNAPKIARILRESTAKVIVVMASGADFLIVLEELLRQNVTGKVWVGSEAWASSTFLSVKRFQDVLVGSVGFSIHADQISGFAEYFESLNPSSDLHDPFIKEFWEQAFSCKWLDQDELVNNASLQPCTGKEKLGNVMLKLDFRLSLNVYTAVYAFAWALQNLHDCQLGKGQFEHESCTNISFFQPWQLLYYVKHVNFKTKDGNHIFFDAKGNPPPIYDIINWRLGCSESCPVGFAKLTLPGKPICCFQCVRCPQGQISNQTDAVMCQQCSWDTWSSFQQDKCIPKAIDFLSYVELLGLSLAAISISSSVVPLCIVSIFMCHKTTPVVRANNYSLSCLLLLSLFLCFLCSLGFIGYPQSEMCLLRQVAFGMVFSLCISSVLAKTITVVIAFTAIQPGSRLKRWTSVKVSYCVVVFCMCIQLSVCMVWFSFSPPFPEHDIITQPGVIIINCNEGSPTAFWCMLGFLGILASISFIVAFLARRLPDSFNEAKFITFSMLAFLTVWISFIPAYFSARGKYTVAMEIFAILSSTWAMVACIFMPKCYIILLRPDMNSREHLMKSGRGQ